GATGGCTTCGCGCACGACCAGAAGCACCGCGGCCCCGGCCACGATCGAGGCGACCAGAACGCGGCCGCCGCGCCACGGGCGAGGGCGCGCCTCAGACACCGACGCCTCGGGCCCGGAGCCAGTCCTCGACCTCGCGCTGGATCTCCCCGAGGCGGATATCGGTGTCGGCTTCGTAGCGCGCCGCGAGGACGGGCTGGGTATTGGATGCTCTCAACAGGCCCCAGCCTCCGTCGAAGAGGATGCGTGCACCGTCCACCGCGATCACCTCGTGGCTCCGGGAGAAATGTTCGCGGGCGGCTTCGGCGATGTCGTGCTTGATGTGCTCGGCCACCTCGATACGGTACTCCGGGGTCGATGCGTAGCGAGGCAGATCCGCCACCAGCGCCGAGAGCGAGCGTCCGGACGCGGCGAGCAGGCGCAGAAGCCGGCACGCGGCGTAGACGGCGTCGTCCACCCCGATGTACTCGTCGGCGAAGCAGATGTGCCCGGAGAGTTCACCACCGATGACCGCTCCGGTGGCATGCATCTTCTCCTTGATGAGGGAGTGTCCGGTCGCCCACATGACGGGGACGCCCCCCGCCGACTCGAAAACGCGCGGCAGCACCTGGGAGCACTTCACGTCGAAGACCAGCTTCTCGCCCGGACCCCGGCGTTCGAGCACCTCCAGGCCGAAGAGGAGAAGCAGGATGTCGCCCCGGACCACCGCGCCGGTCTCGTCCACGACCCCGATGCGGTCGGCGTCGCCGTCGAAGCCGACGCCCAGGGCCGCGCCGGTCCGGCGAACCCTCGCCGCCAGGTCCACGATGTTCTCGTCGACCGTGGGATCGGGGTGATGGTTCGGGAAGGTCCCGTCGAGCTCGCAGTAGAGGGGGATCACCTCGGCTCCGATCGCCTCCAGCACAGGCACCGCGGTGAGCGCCCCGGAAGCGTTGGCGCAGTCCACGACCACCTTCAGCGGCACGGTTTCCTCGAACCGGCCCGCGATGTCCGCGACGTACCGGTCGAGAACGTCGACGCGTTCCAGGGTGCCCGGTCCACGACGCGCCACTCCTTCATCGATCCGCCGCCGCAGCTCCTGAATCCCTTCGCCGTACAGCGGGCGGCCACCCACGGTCATCTTGATTCCGTTCCATTCGGGGGGGTTGTGGCTGCCGGTGATCTGAGCGCCCCCTGCCGCCGCCAGCTCGCGCTCGGCCCAGTAGGTCACCGGGGTCGGTACCGTGCCGAGGCTGACGACGTGTCCGCCCGCCGAGCGGATGCCCTCCGAGAGCGCGTCGGCCAGGCCGTCCGAGCTGGGACGGTTGTCGCTCCCGACCACGATGCGGGGACGGGCATCGCCGCCCCGTGCGCTCACCGCAGTGACCAGGGCGCTCCCGGTGGCGCGGGCCACCTCGCTGTCGATGGTTTCGCCAACGATGCCCCGGATGTCGTATTGCCGGAAGATCTCGGGAGAAAAGCTCAAAACCGGTACAGCCCGGAAGTGGTTGCGTGCCGTGTGATGTCTCGCGGATGCCTGGCGATCCGCTGTCGCGCACTAGTGCGGATGCGCTGAACTCATCCCGCTAGGGAGCGGCGCCCAGGAGCAGTGCTCCTGCCGTCAGCAGTCCTTCCGCACCCGCGCGGGCGAATCCCACGCCCCCGCCCGGGAAGACGCCCAGACCGATTACGACCGCCACCGCCGCGCCCATCGCGAAGCGCATGGTCAGGGGCACGGTCACGGGGTCCGGCTCGTCGGATTCCGCCGCTTCCCGCATCCACATGTACCATGCGATCCGCAGGTAGTAATAGTACGACACCACGGTCGTGAGGACGAAAATCACGGAAAGGGTCCAGAGTCCGGCCTCGGCCGCTCCCTGCAGAATGAAGATCTTGCCCATGAACCCGCCCGTGCCGGGGAAGCCGGCAAGGGAGAGGAGAAAGATGGTCAGGCAGACGGCCAGAGCGGGATGCCTGGCCCCGAGCCCCGCGTACCGGTGGAGACCGAGCCGCTCCTCGCCGTGCCCTGAAACGCACAGGATCACTGCGAACGCGCCGATGTTCATCGCGGTGTAGACCAGCAGGTAGAACAGCAGTCCCGCGGTGGCGTTCTGATTCAGGGCCACGATGGCCACCAGCAGGTAGCCGGCGTGAGCGATGCTGGAATAGGCCAGCAGCCGCTTGACGTTGGTCTGGGCCAGGGCGATGACGTTGGCGATCACCATGGTGAGCGCCGCGAGCCACCACCCGATCGCGTACCAGCTCTCGGGGATGCCCCCGAATCCGACCAGGAAGACGCGGGCGAAGGCGACGAACGCCGCTGCCTTCACGCTCGCCGACATGAAGGCCGTCACCGGCGAAGGGGCGCCCTCGTAGACGTCGGGCGTCCACATGTGGAACGGGATCGCCGAGACCTTGAAGGCGAAGCCGATGGCCAGCAGCGCGATGCCGACGTGGAGCAGCCCCGCCACCGCCGCACCCGAGCCGATGGCCAGAGCGATGAGCCCCAGGTTGGTGCTGCCCGTGGCTCCGTATACCAGCGCGATTCCGTAGAGAAGAAAGCCGGTGGAGAAGGCGCCCAGCAGGAAGTACTTGAGCCCCGATTCCGCCGACTTCGGATCGCGCCGATTGAAGCCCGACAGCACGTAGGCGCTGATCGACATCACCTCCAGGGCCAGGAAGATCACGATCAGGTCGCGCGTGCCGCCCATGAGCATCATGCCCACCGTGGCGAAGAGCACCAGAGCGTGGAACTCCCCCTCCTGCAAGCGCTGGCGGCGCACGTAGGCGGGCGAGATGGCCAGCGCGAGCATGGCCGCGAGCAGGAAGATCCAGTTGGCGAAGAGGTGGAAGCGGTCGACGGCGATCATCGTGCTTCCCTGCCCCGGTGTCAGCCCGTACAGCCACCCGTTGGCGACGGCCGCCGCGAGCACGCCCACCATCGCCAGAACCGCCAGATTCCCCGAGCCGGCGCGCGGCGCCGAGGTCGCGCCGCCCTTCCAGACGCCGGCCAGCAGCACCCCGGTCCCCCAGACCGAGAGCACGATCTCGGGAAGCAGCGCCAGCAGGTAGTGCGCGGGGGTGGAGAAGTCGAGCGTCATGAGTCGGCCGGCTCCTCGGCGGGCGGGGTCGTGTGGACGCGCTCCAGGATGGCTTCCACGCTCGGCTCCATGCGCTCGAGAATCGGCGTGGGCGCGACTCCGATCACGATCATGAGCGCGACCATGGGCGAGAGGATGAAGATCTCCCGGCGGGAGAGGTCGGGCATCGACCGGTTCTCCTCGCGGTCCAGCTCGTTGAAGAGCACCCGCTGCACCATGGGCAGCATGTAGTAGGCGGCGAAGATGACGCCGCTGGTGGCGATGACGGCGGTGACGGGGTGTGTCTCGAAGGTGCCCAGAAGCGCCAGGAACTCGCCGACGAAGCCGCTTGTGCCGGGGAGGCCGATCGAAGCCAGGGCCGTGATCACGAGGGCCAGGGCGAGCATGGGCGCGACGCGTGCGAGGCCGCCGAACTCCCCGGTCAGCCGGGTGTGGCGGCGCTCGTACAGCATGCCCAGGATGAGGAAGAGCGCCCCGGTGGAGATGCCGTGCGAGATCATCACCACGAGCCCTCCCTGAATTCCGTTCAGCGTCAGGGCGAAAATGCCGATCACCACGAAGCCCATGTGCGCCACCGAGGTGTAGGCCACCAGCTTCTTGGCGTCCGGCTGCACTGCCGCCACCCAGGCGGCGTACACGATGCCCGCCGTGCCGAGCACCAGCATCACGGTCACCACCGAGGGGTGCTGGGAGGCGGCGGGGAAGAACGGCAGCAGGAAGCGCAGGAACCCGTAGGTGCCCATCTTGAGCAGGATCGCGGCCAGCACCACCGAGCCCGGCGTGGGAGCCTCCACGTGCGCGTCCGGCAGCCAGGTGTGGAAGGGGAACAGCGGCACCTTGATGGAGAACGCGAGCGCGAAGGCGGCGAACAGCCAGAGCTGCTCGCGCATCGAGAGCGACACGCCGAGGATGTCCAGATAGGCGAACGATCCGTCTCCGGCGCCCGCGGTCGCGGCGTAGAGGTAGAGGATCCCGACCAGCATCAGCAGCGACCCCACCGCCGTGTACAGGAAGAACTTCACCGCGGCGTAGATGCGGCGCTTGCCCCCCCAGACCCCGACGATGAAGTACATCGGCACCAGGGTGAGCTCGAAGAAGACGTAGAACAGCATCAGATCGAGCGCCGTGAAGACGCCGATGATACCGGTCTGCAGCAGAAGCATCAGGGCGTAGAAGGACTTCCGGCGGCGGGTGATGTAGCGGAACGAGCCGAGAATGGTGATCGGGGCCGTGAAGCAGGACAGCAGCACCATGAACAGCGAGATGCCGTCGATGCCGAGCGCGTAGTGCACGCCCCACGCTTCGATCCAGGGCACGCTCGACGCCATCTGAAAGCCCGGATCCCCGACCGTGAAGGACCACCAGAGGCCGAGGCTCACCACGAAGAGCGCGAGCGTCCAGCCGAAGGCGATGTGCCCGGATCGCTCATCGTCCTCGAGCAGCACGTGCAGCATCGCAGCCATCGGACCCCACACCAGCACGTGCAGGATCCAGGAGTCGAACGCGACCGCTTGCAGCAGGCTCGTCATGACCGGCTCCCTAGAAGACCACGAAGCCCAGGATCGCGAGGACCCCGAGCGTGAGGACGAGGGCGTAGGTGTTGACCTGCCCGGTCTGGAACAGGCTCACGAAGGCGCCTCCGGCGCGCGTCACCAGCCCGAGCCCGTTGACCGCGCCGTCGATCAGGACGGCGTCGATGACGCGCCAGGCGAAGCGCGAGGCCGCGAGGACCGGCTGGACCACGAAGCGGTCGTAGAACTCGTCGACGTACCACTTGTTGAAGAGCAGGCTCCCCAATCCCGTGGGTGCGGCGGCCCGGGCGGCGGGCACCACCTTCCAGCGGGCCGCGGCGCGCGCGGTGAACAGGACCAGCGCCAGCGCGGCCAGCGTGGACAGTCCCGCCCATAGCACCTCGCCGCCGCCGAAGGGGGCGGCGTGGGCGGGCTCTCCCAGATGCTCGTAGCGGATTTCCGTCGCGCTGGCTGTAATCGGCTCAAGCCAGTGGTGCAGCCATTCCGAGGTGGGCAGCGCCCCGGCCAAGCCGAGCACCGACGCGGCTACCTCCTCCGGGACGTTTACCCACCCGCCCACGACGGAGAGGATCGCCAGCAGGATGAGCGGGATGGTCATGACCCGGGGCGCCTCGTGCAGGTGCCGCGCCTCCTCGCGCCCCGTGCGGTTGGCGCCGTGGAAGGTCATCACCATGAGGCGGGTCATGTAGATGGCGGTGAGCAGCGCCGTCGCCAGCGCGAGCACCCAGAGCACCGTGAAGAGCGCCGGGTAGCTGCTCGAGGCGGCCAGGCCGGCGTACCAGATGATCTCGTCCTTGGAGAAGAACCCGGCCAGCGGCCAGACGCCCGCGATGGCCAGGGTCGCGATCCACATGGTGATCCAGGTGACCGGCATCGATGCGCGCAGCCCGCCCATGTTGCGCATGTCCTGGGGGTCGGCGTGGCTGTGGGTGCGGTGCAGCGCGTGATGCATGGCGTGGATCACCGCCCCCGACCCCAGGAAGAGGAGCGCCTTGAAGAAGGCGTGGGTCATGAGGTGGAAGATGCCGACGTAGTACGCCCCCACCCCGACGGCCAGGAACATGTAGCCGAGCTGGGAAATGGTGGAGTAGGCGAGCACCTTCTTGATGTCGTACTGCGCGAGCGCGATGGTCGCGGCGAGGAGCGCGGTGAGCACGCCCACCGCGGCCACGACGGCGCTGCTCACGGGAGCCAGGGCGAAGAGGACCGACGTCCGCGCCACCATGTAGACGCCCGCCGTCACCATGGTCGCGGCATGGATCAGCGCGGAGACCGGCGTGGGACCGGCCATCGCGTCCGGCAGCCAGACGTACAGCGGGATCTGGGCGCTCTTGCCCGCCGCTCCCAGGAACAGGAACAGCGTGATCGCGGTGACGGTGACGCCTCCGTACTCGAGCAGCGCCGGGGCTTCGCCGAAGACTTCCGGGAACGCGAGGGTGCCGAAGCTGGTGAACACCAGGAACATCGCCACCAGGAACCCGAAGTCGCCGATGCGGTTGACGATGAAGGCCTTCTTGCCGGCGTCGGCCTTCTCGCGGTCCTGGAACCAGAAGCCGATCAGCAGGTAGCTGCACAGCCCCACGCCCTCCCAGCCCACGAACATGACCGGGAAGCTCGCCCCCAGCACGAGCACCAGCATGAAGAAGACGAAGAGGTTGAGGTAGGAGAAGTAGCGCGCGTAGCCGGGGTCGTCGTGCATGTAGCCGACGCTGAACACGTGGATCAGGAAGCCGACGCCGGTCACGACCAGCATCATGATCATGCTGAGCTGGTCCAGTTGGAGCGCCGCGTCGACTTCCAGCGTCCCGGTGACCATCCAGCTCCAGTAGCTGACCACCACGGGATCGTGCGGATCCGCGTGGAACATCCCCGCGAAGTTGAGCAGCACGAGCACGAACGAGAGCCCGACCACCCCCGGCCCCACCAGCGTGACCCAGCGCTTGTGCCCGTCGTCCGGATGCTCGGGTCCGTCGCCGCCCGCGCGCACCGCCGCCGCAGCGCGCGCGCCCACCCGCATCGCGAGGATGCCGTTGACCACGAAGCCCAGCAGGGGCAGCAGGACGATGAGCCCGGGCAGAACCGGCTCGTATGCGGCCGGCTGGGCGCCTTCCTGGAGGAGTCCGGAGAGCGGCGCGAGCGTCATCCAGCTACCACTTGAGCAGGTTGAAGTTGTCCACGTTGACGGTCCGGTAGTGCCGGAATATGGAGATGATGATCGCGAGTCCGACCGCGGCTTCCGCGGCCGCCACCGTCATGACGAAGAAGACGAAGACCTGTCCCTCCACGCCCACGTACCGGGAAAAGGCCACCAGAGCCAGGTTCACCGCGTTCAGCTGGAGCTCGATGCAGAGGAACATGATGATGGCGTTCCGGCGCACGAGCACCCCGAAGGTGCCGATCACGAACAGCAGGGCGCTGGTGGTCAGGGCTTCGGTCAGCACGCGGCGCTCCTCACACCCGCTTCTTCGCCAGCGCGACGGCGCCGACCACCGCGACCAGCAGCAGGATTCCGGTGATCTCGAATGGAACCACGTATTCCTGGAAGAGCGGCCGTGCGATCAGCGACACCGCACCCCGCTCGGCCAGCTCCAGGTCCATCGCCGCCGCGCCCGGGAAGCTCTCGTAAAGGGGGCTCGTCTCCGCGCCGCCGAACCGGGTGGCGAGGATACCGCAGATCGCCCCCGAGACGACGAAGGCGCACACGGCATAGAGCCCGCGCACCAGGTCGTCCCGGTAGTCGTGCCCCAGGTTCAGGAGCATGATCACGAACAGGAAAAGCACCATGATGGCGCCGGCGTAGACCATGACCTGAATGGCGGCCAGGAAGTGCGCTTCCAGGAGCACGTAGATCCCGGCCACGCTCGCCAGCGACACCACCATGAACATGAGGCTGGCCACCGGATTCCGGCTCGCCACCACCCCGATGCCTCCGCCCACCACGGTCACGGCGAAGACGTAGAAGAGGATCAGCTCCATCCCCTCACTCCGATGCGGGGTCGGAGGGGTCCCAGAGCGCGGTGACCGGGTGCTCCTGCTCCATCAGCCGGTCGAGGTCGTAGACGAAGCGCTCGCGCGTGTACTCGGCGTTCTCGAAGTGCTGGCCCACGTGGATCGCCTCCACCGGGCACACCTCCTGGCACATGCCGCAGAAGATGCAGCGGAACTCGTCGATCTCGTAGACGATGGGGTAGCGGTTGCCCTGATCGTCCTCGCCGCCCACCAGGCGGATGCAGTTGGCCGGGCAGACCGTGGGGCAGAGACCGCAGGCGACGCACTTGGGACGCCCGTCGGCGTGCACCTCCATGCGGTGGGTGCCGCGCCAGCGGGGATGGAGTTCCGTGGGTTCCTCGGGATAGCTGCGCGTCACCTTGCGCGGGTTGACCATGTGCCGGAAGGTCAGCGACATCCCCTTGAGGGCGGCTCTCAGGTACGAACTCCGGGCCGCTTCGGGCCGGCGTATCACTTTCACCGATATGGCCATTGCGACTCCCGCGGGATCATGGGTGGGCGGCCGGCGCCGGGCGCGCAGCCCGTCCGGCTGGCGCGGCCCCGGTGATGATGCGGCCGCGGTCGAGGTAGAGGGCGAACATGGCGGTGGCGACGAGGCTCACTCCGGTCAGCGCCAGGGCGAAGCCCGGGCCGCCGGACACCCCCAGCTGATCCAGCACCAGGATGGTGGCGCCCACGAGCATGACGTAGGCGAGCGCGGTGGGCAGCATCACCTTCCAGCCCAGGTGCATGACCTGGTCGTAGCGGAAGCGCGGAAGGGTCCAGCGCACCCAGATGTAGAGGACCACGAAGAAGGTGGTCTTGAGCATGAAGGCGCCCAGGGTGAGCAGCGTGGTCCAGATCGACAGCTGCGCCGGGATGGGGTCGCCCGCCGCGGTAAATCCGGAGATGAGCCCGCCCTCGTACGGGATGAAGTTGTCCCCCGACCAGAAGGGGATGTCCCAGCCGCCCAGGAAGAGCGTGGCCATGAGCGCCGAAGCCGTGATCACGTGCGCATACTCGGCGATGAAGAACATGCTGAACTTCATGGACGAATACTCGGTGTGGTATCCGGTCACGAGCTCGGACTCGGCCTCCGGCATGTCGAAGGGCAGCCGGTTGGTCTCCGCGAATGCCGAGATGAGGAAGAGCAGGAAGCCGAGCGACAGGGGGAGGATGTACCACAGCCCCAGCTGCTGATCGGCGACCATCCGGGTGAGGGTGACGTTGCCCGCGAGCATCATGACCGGGATCAGCGAGAGCCCCAGCCCGACCTCGTAGCTCACCATCTGGGCGGAGGCGCGCAGGCCGCCCAGAAGCGCGTACTTGTTGTTGGACGACCAGCCGCCCAGGAAGATCCCGTACACCCCGAGCGAGCCGATGGCGAGGATGTAGAGCACCCCTACCGGCAGGTCTGCGACGATCATGTCCACCGTCCCCCACGGCGTGGGCAGCGGGGCGGCGAAGGGAATCACGGCGAATGTGACCAGCGCCGGCATGATCGACAGCATCGGGCCCAGAACGAAGAAGAAGCGCGATGCAGTGGCCGGGTCGGTCTCCTCCTTGATGATGTTCTTGAGGCCGTCGGCGATGGGCTGCAGGAGCCCGAACGGGCCCACCCGGTTCGGCCCCAGGCGATCCTGGATGAAGGCCGACAGGCGCCGCTCGGCCCAGGTGGCGTACATGATCGCCACCATCAGCGCCGTGAACACGGCCAGCACCTTGACGGCGGCGGCGATCAGGAAGGCCGTGGACGAGAGTTCGTTCATCGTTCTCCCGCGAGGGAGGCGGTCAGTGCGCCGAGCACCTGCCACGCGGGCTGGGCGCTCCCGGGGGCCCTGAGCGCGGGCTCGAAGCGCTGCACACGGGTCTGCACGTTGGTGAAGGTCCCCTCCTGCTCCGCGAAGGTGGTGACCGGGAGCACGAAGTGCGCGCTGCGGGCGGCCGGCGCCGGGTGGGCTCCGAGATACACGAAGAGCTCCGCACGCGAGCCGAAGTCCTCCGGCTGGTCGGCCAGTTCATCGCCCAGCACGATCAGCGTGCCGGTGCTCGCCGCCACCTCGTCCAGCCCTCCGCCGGCGTCGTCGCCTCCGACCCGGCGCATCCCCAGCAGTTCTGCGCCGCGTGTGTTGGGCGCCAGGTCGCGGCGGCGGGCCAGCACGGGGAAGCCGGGCAGCGGGACCTCGTCCGGGGCTCTCGCCGAGCGGTACACGATGTCGCCTCCGTCGATTCGCTCCACCAGCTCCCGCAGGGCGGCCAGATCCTCGTTGGATGCGTGCGCGGAAGCGACGGCGTGGACGGGAGCGCGGCAATCCTGGAGCCGCTCCCGCAACGAGGCGAGAGCTCCGTGCCATCCGGGCGCCGACCAGCCGCCGTCCCCTCGCGCAAAGGGCTCCTCGATCCGGTCGATCCGGTTCATCCACTCGTAGTGGCCGCGGCCGTAGTCGCACATCCAGTGGCCGTTGACTTCCGGGTTCTCCCGGGGCTTGAGCCGATGCACCACGTTGTCGCGGGTGTGGATGTCGACGTTGCATCCCTGAGAGCAGTTGGGGCACACGGACGGGGTGTGGTCGAG
The genomic region above belongs to Gammaproteobacteria bacterium and contains:
- a CDS encoding phosphomannomutase/phosphoglucomutase, with product MSFSPEIFRQYDIRGIVGETIDSEVARATGSALVTAVSARGGDARPRIVVGSDNRPSSDGLADALSEGIRSAGGHVVSLGTVPTPVTYWAERELAAAGGAQITGSHNPPEWNGIKMTVGGRPLYGEGIQELRRRIDEGVARRGPGTLERVDVLDRYVADIAGRFEETVPLKVVVDCANASGALTAVPVLEAIGAEVIPLYCELDGTFPNHHPDPTVDENIVDLAARVRRTGAALGVGFDGDADRIGVVDETGAVVRGDILLLLFGLEVLERRGPGEKLVFDVKCSQVLPRVFESAGGVPVMWATGHSLIKEKMHATGAVIGGELSGHICFADEYIGVDDAVYAACRLLRLLAASGRSLSALVADLPRYASTPEYRIEVAEHIKHDIAEAAREHFSRSHEVIAVDGARILFDGGWGLLRASNTQPVLAARYEADTDIRLGEIQREVEDWLRARGVGV
- a CDS encoding NADH-quinone oxidoreductase subunit N; translated protein: MTLDFSTPAHYLLALLPEIVLSVWGTGVLLAGVWKGGATSAPRAGSGNLAVLAMVGVLAAAVANGWLYGLTPGQGSTMIAVDRFHLFANWIFLLAAMLALAISPAYVRRQRLQEGEFHALVLFATVGMMLMGGTRDLIVIFLALEVMSISAYVLSGFNRRDPKSAESGLKYFLLGAFSTGFLLYGIALVYGATGSTNLGLIALAIGSGAAVAGLLHVGIALLAIGFAFKVSAIPFHMWTPDVYEGAPSPVTAFMSASVKAAAFVAFARVFLVGFGGIPESWYAIGWWLAALTMVIANVIALAQTNVKRLLAYSSIAHAGYLLVAIVALNQNATAGLLFYLLVYTAMNIGAFAVILCVSGHGEERLGLHRYAGLGARHPALAVCLTIFLLSLAGFPGTGGFMGKIFILQGAAEAGLWTLSVIFVLTTVVSYYYYLRIAWYMWMREAAESDEPDPVTVPLTMRFAMGAAVAVVIGLGVFPGGGVGFARAGAEGLLTAGALLLGAAP
- a CDS encoding NADH-quinone oxidoreductase subunit M, coding for MTSLLQAVAFDSWILHVLVWGPMAAMLHVLLEDDERSGHIAFGWTLALFVVSLGLWWSFTVGDPGFQMASSVPWIEAWGVHYALGIDGISLFMVLLSCFTAPITILGSFRYITRRRKSFYALMLLLQTGIIGVFTALDLMLFYVFFELTLVPMYFIVGVWGGKRRIYAAVKFFLYTAVGSLLMLVGILYLYAATAGAGDGSFAYLDILGVSLSMREQLWLFAAFALAFSIKVPLFPFHTWLPDAHVEAPTPGSVVLAAILLKMGTYGFLRFLLPFFPAASQHPSVVTVMLVLGTAGIVYAAWVAAVQPDAKKLVAYTSVAHMGFVVIGIFALTLNGIQGGLVVMISHGISTGALFLILGMLYERRHTRLTGEFGGLARVAPMLALALVITALASIGLPGTSGFVGEFLALLGTFETHPVTAVIATSGVIFAAYYMLPMVQRVLFNELDREENRSMPDLSRREIFILSPMVALMIVIGVAPTPILERMEPSVEAILERVHTTPPAEEPADS
- the nuoL gene encoding NADH-quinone oxidoreductase subunit L, giving the protein MTLAPLSGLLQEGAQPAAYEPVLPGLIVLLPLLGFVVNGILAMRVGARAAAAVRAGGDGPEHPDDGHKRWVTLVGPGVVGLSFVLVLLNFAGMFHADPHDPVVVSYWSWMVTGTLEVDAALQLDQLSMIMMLVVTGVGFLIHVFSVGYMHDDPGYARYFSYLNLFVFFMLVLVLGASFPVMFVGWEGVGLCSYLLIGFWFQDREKADAGKKAFIVNRIGDFGFLVAMFLVFTSFGTLAFPEVFGEAPALLEYGGVTVTAITLFLFLGAAGKSAQIPLYVWLPDAMAGPTPVSALIHAATMVTAGVYMVARTSVLFALAPVSSAVVAAVGVLTALLAATIALAQYDIKKVLAYSTISQLGYMFLAVGVGAYYVGIFHLMTHAFFKALLFLGSGAVIHAMHHALHRTHSHADPQDMRNMGGLRASMPVTWITMWIATLAIAGVWPLAGFFSKDEIIWYAGLAASSSYPALFTVLWVLALATALLTAIYMTRLMVMTFHGANRTGREEARHLHEAPRVMTIPLILLAILSVVGGWVNVPEEVAASVLGLAGALPTSEWLHHWLEPITASATEIRYEHLGEPAHAAPFGGGEVLWAGLSTLAALALVLFTARAAARWKVVPAARAAAPTGLGSLLFNKWYVDEFYDRFVVQPVLAASRFAWRVIDAVLIDGAVNGLGLVTRAGGAFVSLFQTGQVNTYALVLTLGVLAILGFVVF
- the nuoK gene encoding NADH-quinone oxidoreductase subunit NuoK, with translation MLTEALTTSALLFVIGTFGVLVRRNAIIMFLCIELQLNAVNLALVAFSRYVGVEGQVFVFFVMTVAAAEAAVGLAIIISIFRHYRTVNVDNFNLLKW
- a CDS encoding NADH-quinone oxidoreductase subunit J → MELILFYVFAVTVVGGGIGVVASRNPVASLMFMVVSLASVAGIYVLLEAHFLAAIQVMVYAGAIMVLFLFVIMLLNLGHDYRDDLVRGLYAVCAFVVSGAICGILATRFGGAETSPLYESFPGAAAMDLELAERGAVSLIARPLFQEYVVPFEITGILLLVAVVGAVALAKKRV
- a CDS encoding NADH-quinone oxidoreductase subunit I — its product is MKVIRRPEAARSSYLRAALKGMSLTFRHMVNPRKVTRSYPEEPTELHPRWRGTHRMEVHADGRPKCVACGLCPTVCPANCIRLVGGEDDQGNRYPIVYEIDEFRCIFCGMCQEVCPVEAIHVGQHFENAEYTRERFVYDLDRLMEQEHPVTALWDPSDPASE
- the nuoH gene encoding NADH-quinone oxidoreductase subunit NuoH, whose amino-acid sequence is MNELSSTAFLIAAAVKVLAVFTALMVAIMYATWAERRLSAFIQDRLGPNRVGPFGLLQPIADGLKNIIKEETDPATASRFFFVLGPMLSIMPALVTFAVIPFAAPLPTPWGTVDMIVADLPVGVLYILAIGSLGVYGIFLGGWSSNNKYALLGGLRASAQMVSYEVGLGLSLIPVMMLAGNVTLTRMVADQQLGLWYILPLSLGFLLFLISAFAETNRLPFDMPEAESELVTGYHTEYSSMKFSMFFIAEYAHVITASALMATLFLGGWDIPFWSGDNFIPYEGGLISGFTAAGDPIPAQLSIWTTLLTLGAFMLKTTFFVVLYIWVRWTLPRFRYDQVMHLGWKVMLPTALAYVMLVGATILVLDQLGVSGGPGFALALTGVSLVATAMFALYLDRGRIITGAAPAGRAARPAPAAHP
- a CDS encoding 2Fe-2S iron-sulfur cluster-binding protein; amino-acid sequence: MSTVTLTIDGQRVTVPEGTSLLHAAEEIGVEVPHYCYHAALSAPAQCRLCLVDVEGAPKPMPSCVTQAQDGQVVRTDEGLAREMRKGVLEFYLINHPLDCPICDQSGECKLQDYVHSEGRAHGRGVEPKRVFGRDDFGGDVLFYGDRCVMCTRCVRFMEEMAQDPVLTVVERGDRAVIDTFFEQGLKDSSWSGNIVDICPVGALVSKDFLHKARAWDLDHTPSVCPNCSQGCNVDIHTRDNVVHRLKPRENPEVNGHWMCDYGRGHYEWMNRIDRIEEPFARGDGGWSAPGWHGALASLRERLQDCRAPVHAVASAHASNEDLAALRELVERIDGGDIVYRSARAPDEVPLPGFPVLARRRDLAPNTRGAELLGMRRVGGDDAGGGLDEVAASTGTLIVLGDELADQPEDFGSRAELFVYLGAHPAPAARSAHFVLPVTTFAEQEGTFTNVQTRVQRFEPALRAPGSAQPAWQVLGALTASLAGER